A stretch of the Sylvia atricapilla isolate bSylAtr1 unplaced genomic scaffold, bSylAtr1.pri scaffold_135_arrow_ctg1, whole genome shotgun sequence genome encodes the following:
- the UBA1 gene encoding ubiquitin-like modifier-activating enzyme 1 isoform X2: MSSSPLSKKRRVSGSEAPTGSSRAPAPAVSPSVTPANGMAKNGAEAEIDEGLYSRQLYVLGHEAMKRMQTSNVLVSGLRGLGVEVAKNLVLGGVKSVTLHDPQPAAWADLASQFYLREEDVGRSRAEATLPRLAELNSYVAVSSTREPLSQELLGTFQVVVLTNSPLEEQLWVGDFCHSQGIKLVVADTRGLFGQLFCDFGDDMVVTDPNGEQPLSAMVSMVTKGCPGEVTCLDEARHGFETGDFVTFTEVEGMEELNRCGPVEIRVLGPYTFSIGDTSGFGDYVRGGIVTQVKMPKHIHFKRLRDALAEPEMMVTDFGKAERPPVLHWAWQGLHRFLRQHGHAPRPRHQGDAAEVVALTKEVAGGAELDEELVKELSFQATGDLAPVNAFIGGLAAQEVMKAVSGKFTPITQWLYFDALECLPEENRDTLLTEEQCRPRNSRYDGQIAVFGAELQAKLGAQKYFVVGAGAIGCELLKNFAMVGLGCGPEGSVTVTDMDTIEKSNLNRQFLFRPWDVTKLKSERAAAAAREMNPALRVCSRTDRVGPDTERVYDDDFFEGLDGVANALDNVDARLYMDRRCVYYRKPLLESGTLGTKGNVQVVIPFLSESYSSSQDPPEKAIPICTLKNFPNAIEHTLQWARDEFEGLFKQPAENVNQYLMDPKFLERTLRLAGTQPLEVLEAVQRSLVSDRPRAWPDCVAWACRHWHRQYSNNIRQLLHNFPPGQKTNSGTLFWSGPKRCPHPLVFDPDNPLHLDYVVAAANLFAQSYGVTCPLWVSPVPSGYPMGVPWVPHGCPVGVPWVSPDPCCPRVPSAPAPGLRGGGGQPVCAELLCHLSPLGVTCPLWVPSGCPMVVT; this comes from the exons GTACGTGCTGGGCCACGAGGCCATGAAGCGGATGCAGACCTCCAACGTTCTGGTGTCGGGGCTGCGGGGGCTGGGCGTGGAGGTGGCCAAGAACCTGGTGCTGGGAGGGGTCAAATCTGTCACCCTGCACGACCCCCAGCCCGCGGCCTGGGCCGACCTGGCCTCCCag TTTTACCTGCGGGAGGAGGACGTGGGGCGCAGCCGGGCCGAGGCCACGCTGCCGCGTTTGGCCGAGCTCAACTCGTACGTGGCCGTGAGCAGCACCCGGGAGCcgctgagccaggagctgctggggacatTCCAG GTGGTGGTCCTGACCAACTCCCctctggaggagcagctctgggtgggCGATTtctgccacagccagggcatCAAACTGGTGGTGGCCGACACCCGCGGGCTCTTCGG GCAGCTGTTCTGTGACTTTGGGGACGACATGGTGGTGACAGACCCCAACGGGGAGCAGCCCCTCAGTGCCATGGTGTCCATGGTCACCAAG GGGTGTCCAGGGGAGGTGACCTGCCTGGACGAGGCGCGTCACGGCTTCGAGACAGGTGACTTTGTCACCTTCACCGAGgtggaggggatggaggagctGAACCGCTGCGGGCCCGTGGAGATCCGGGTGCTGG ggcccTACACCTTCAGCATTGGGGACACCAGCGGCTTTGGGGACTACGTGCGGGGTGGCATCGTCACCCAGGTCAAGATGCCCAAGCACATCCACTTC AAACGGTTGCGGGACGCTCTGGCCGAGCCCGAGATGATGGTGACGGATTTCGGCAAGGCCGAGAGGCCCCCGGTGCTGCACTGGGCGTGGCAGGGCCTGCACCGCTTCCTGCGGCAGCACGGCCacgccccgcggccccgccaccag GGTGACGCGGCCGAGGTGGTGGCCCTGACCAAGGAGGTGGCCGGAGGGGCCGAGCTGGACGAGGAGCTGGTGAAGGAATTGTCCTTCCAGGCCACCGGGGACCTGGCGCCTGTCAACGCCTTCATCGGTGGCCTGGCCGCGCAGGAGGTCATGAAG gccgTGTCGGGGAAGTTCACCCCCATCACTCAGTGGCTTTACTTCGACGCGCTCGAGTGTCTGCCCGAGGAGAACCGCGACACACTGCTCACCGAGGAGCAGTGCCGGCcg CGCAACAGCCGCTACGACGGGCAGATCGCCGTGTTCGGGGCCGAGCTGCAGGCCAAGCTGGGCGCCCAGAAGTACTTTGTG GTGGGGGCGGGGGCCATCGGCTGCGAGCTCCTCAAGAACTTCGCCatggtggggctgggctgcgGCCCCGAGGGCAGCGTCACCGTCACCGACATGGACACCATCGAGAAGTCCAACCTCAACCGCCAGTTCCTCTTCCGGCCGTGGGACGTCACG AAGCTGAAGTcggagcgggcggcggcggcggcgcgggagATGAACCCGGCGCTGCGCGTGTGCAGCCGCACCGACCGCGTGGGGCCCGACACCGAGCGCGTCTACGACGACGACTTCTTCGAGGGGCTGGACGGCGTGGCCAACGCGCTGGACAACGTGGACGCGC ggctgtaCATGGACCGGCGCTGCGTTTATTACCGGAAGCCTCTGCTGGAGTCGGGCACTTTGGGCACCAAAGGCAACGTTCAGGTGGTGATCCCGTTCCTGAGCGAGTCGTACAGCTCCAGCCAGGACCCCCCCGAAAAGGCCATCCCCATCTGCACCCTCAAGAACTTCCCCAACGCCATCGAGCACACGCTGCAG TGGGCCCGGGACGAGTTCGAGGGGCTCTTCAAGCAGCCGGCCGAGAACGTGAACCAGTACCTGAT GGACCCCAAGTTCCTGGAGCGCACGCTGCGCCTGGCCGGCACGCAGCcgctggaggtgctggaggcgGTGCAGCGCAGCCTGGTCAGCGACCGGCCCCGCGCCTGGCCCGACTGCGTGGCCTGGGCCTGCCGCCACTGGCACCGCCAGTACAGCAACAACATCCGCCAGCTGCTGCACAACTTCCCCCCGGGACAG AAAACGAACTCGGGGACGTTGTTCTGGTCGGGGCCCAAGCGCTGCCCACACCCGCTGGTCTTCGACCCCGACAAC cccctgcacCTGGACTACGTGGTGGCGGCGGCCAACCTGTTTGCGCAGAGTTACGGTGTCACCTGTCCCCTCTGGGTGTCACCTGTCCCCTCTGGGTACCCCATGGGTGTCCCATGGGTGCCCCATGGGTGTCCCGTGGGTGTCCCATGGGTGTCCCCTGACCCctgctgtccccgtgtcccctcagcccctgcacCTGGACTACGTGGTGGCGGCGGCCAACCTGTTTGCGCAGAGTTACTGTGTCACCTGTCCCCTCTGGGTGTCACCTGTCCCCTCTGGGTGCCCTCTGGGTGTCCCATGGTTGTCACCTGA